In Uranotaenia lowii strain MFRU-FL chromosome 2, ASM2978415v1, whole genome shotgun sequence, one genomic interval encodes:
- the LOC129747620 gene encoding uncharacterized protein LOC129747620 yields the protein MEKSLRGLAMMVLLMVATGSDFRGAGVAAQFTGPTLACGGTSLLKTTTLITPALVSTNCVYKIRAINLRVCQLRLDFNSFNLIGPSITPSVPYPHCSSDVLSVENLDFTLCGENSGQHLYVPFTPSVTDLTFTIEFKLAPSAARQSTPYWNIRVQQLECPVGASFASKAAFRAELPPLVKTFHNDLGVLAPTGCLQYHTASNGIIKSFNFDNGGPYPANLNYAICFRRGRESEGLRLHASVFDLGFGSADGYDGACFANIATPGRSEDYLYIPNAVAGNDPQQLVRATRFCSKSIHQKTVEATPPGPYVLQFNSDSIYGANGATETGFQITYEII from the exons gGCCAACGCTAGCCTGTGGTGGAACGTCGCTGCTCAAAACCACTACTCTCATCACTCCGGCCCTAGTGAGCACCAACTGTGTTTACAAGATCCGTGCCATCAACCTACGCGTGTGCCAG CTCCGGTTGGACTTCAACTCGTTCAATCTCATCGGCCCATCGATAACGCCAAGCGTGCCGTATCCTCACTGTAGTAGCGATGTCCTATCGGTGGAGAATCTGGATTTTACACTCTGCGGCGAAAATAGTGGACAGCATc tgtACGTTCCATTTACGCCCTCGGTAACGGACCTTACGTTCACCATCGAGTTCAAGTTGGCACCTTCGGCCGCACGTCAGAGTACACCGTACTGGAACATCCGCGTGCAGCAGCTGGAATGTCCGGTGGGGGCGTCATTTGCCTCGAAGGCAGCGTTCCGTGCCGAGTTGCCTCCCCTGGTCAAGACCTTCCACAATGATCTGGGTGTGTTGGCACCGACCGGTTGTCTTCAGTATCACACCGCCAGCAATGGAATCATCAAATCGTTCAACTTCGATAACGGCGGTCCGTATCCGGCCAATCTGAATTACGCCATCTGCTTCCGGCGGGGTCGGGAAAGTGAAGGGCTTCGATTGCATGCCTCGGTGTTCGATTTGGGCTTTGGTTCCGCTGATGGCTACGATGGGGCCTGTTTCGCGAATATTGCCACCCCCGGCCGATCGGAAGATTATCTGTACATCCCAAATGCGGTGGCTGGAAACGACCCACAGCAGCTGGTTCGGGCAACGCGATTCTGCAGCAAAAGTATCCACCAGAAAACTGTTGAAG CAACCCCTCCAGGACCTTATGTGTTACAATTCAACAGTGACAGCATTTATGGTGCCAATGGAGCAACCGAAACTGGATTCCAAATTACCTACGAAATTATCTGA